The genomic interval TATATGAAACAACGGAATTCCATCTCTGGCCGGAGAGAGGGGTACCACTTGCGGAGGGCTAGGGAAAAACTTGAGGGTCTTGATGAAGTTTTATCACTGCAGGAATCATACGCATGACAAAGATCATGAACGAGTGAGTCAGATGACCGTAGCAAAAGTGCAATCTCACTGAAAGAGGTGCATTTGAGACTCCCAGTTGAGCTAATCCAAGCTGAGTCTTTGGGTGCACTCCAATTTAGCTTAGGAAAAACAGCACCGCCAAGGGATTCAATTGATTCCTTGATCTTCAATTCAAGCTCTGGGAAAGAAGGTGCTGGAGAAGGTTGTTCTGATTCATCCACAGACCCTTCCGATATTAcataatcttcttcttcttctggttTATGGATTCGGTTGGGTAGGGCATCTTCCTTTGAAatggaaagaggaagaaggaaaggcCTAGAATCATCAAGAAGGTACTGAATAAAGGATTCCGGAAGCTCATGAATAACAGTTTTAATAGAGATGCTTTTAAATTTTGGGTACCATTCCTGAATCTGACATCTATTTACTTCCTCTTCCCGCATCTTTGAAGGATAAGATGAATACCTCTTTGTTTCTTACTCTGATTGCAATataacttctttttcttctaattaCTGCACAAGAGCCAGTATTCATCAATAATTAATGTTTATGAGGcataacaaataaacaaaaataacgaAAATATCAACAGAAAGATTAAAGATCCTAAAAAGTCTTATGTATTCGTAATAACCTAATAATCAGAAAGGAAAACTAATCgaccccaaaaaaaataaattaaagaaaaattagcaACTAAAATGAATTCTATTTGCAAACTACAAGACAGATTAGAAGGAGCCTCCTCATTTacttggaaaaaataaatatatgtttataaaaaatcaacaacccAAGGAACTACATTAATGTCATATTCTAACAGATTTAATCCACCAACTCCTACCACATCCACCTCTGAgcaaaagcaagagaaagacTGAAAGACGAACTATTGGAAAATCATATAGTGGGAACCAGTGAAAACCCTAATCAccaagcaaaaaataaataaataaaagaataccaGAATCcattaatacaaaccaaaaataaTGCCATATTCTTCTCACCTTCCCCACCCCATGTCCTCACTTGACACTGGTTTGGCCATTCACACCCATTCCCTCCTTTCCACATGTCTTTACAAAAGCCAGGATGTTGCAAAATGATATAATTGCCCTTCAACTTAAGAAAGCCAAACATAATTTAGTTTGCAACTAGAATTGTTTTAATGAGTTTTTGATAAAGCGCAACCTCATTAGGGTGACAAGAATCAAAAAGCTGGGAATAGAAACTCATATGCCCTGCAAACGAGGAAAGGTTCATAGAAAACTGAGTAACAGAATCGTAAATAAGTATCCAAGTGGCAGAGCTACAAATGATCAAACACGTCATATTGCAATAGTATGCCCATAAACAAATGATAAACCTCCCGAAACAGGGGTTCAGAAGCAGCGCCCCCGATGGGagcaaaatacaaaagaatatGACCGAGAGAATGACACTCGGCCACATGACGGACAGAGGGAGACTCTCTCGGTCATTTGACCGAGTGAGTGTTTTCCCCTCACTCATTCGACTCTCTCCTGTCACTCACCCGATCACCTCATGCCTAAAGCTCGTCACTCTCTCGCCACCACGAATATCCCTCGGATATGCCATCCCGAGACTCTTGGGATGGGTGCGAGACTCTCGAGATGGCCACCACGTGTCCCcctctccctcctctataaataggaggtcacaCCTCCAACCTCAGGTACGCTCTCTCTTCGAAAACtcatatgccctgcaaactcaTTGTCGTTGCCATCGACATTGATCCCTTGTCGAAGGCATGTTACTACCacgtataaaataaaaattcaataaaataaacatataaaattatataatatctatataataaaacataattagATAAGACACctacaaaatattttctaaaaaaaaaaaaaaaaattcacataattttacacaaactaaatagtaaaaattgaattattacaCCATTAAACCCCaaagaaaaggtaaaaatagatattgaaaaCAAAGGATAAACCAAAATGCAAAACCAGGAATAGAAGGCCGCCGGCCGTCCATCGGAAGGTAACCGAAAAACAAAGAACAAGGGCCAGAAAGCTTACCGTGGGCGAAGATGGCGACGAGGATGAACGGCAGTCTGCAAGTCGGAATCGGAGGTCGACTTCGGCGGAGATGGCGAACACGAAGATCGCTCGCTGAAACAGAGACCAAGATCGCTTCCGGTGGACGAAGACTCCAGATCAGTGGTCGAAGACCAAGATCGCTCGCCGGATCTACAGAAATAAGAACAGAACGTGGCCGGAAACCTTAccgtggaagaagatgaagatgcgcCAGTCGTCTGAAACTCGAAATCGGAGATGGTCTTCTGCGGAGATGGCGACGGAGCTCGTCTTCAGCGGTGGATGGCGACTCACAGGAAGTCGGAGATAGCAACGAAGCCCAAGTCGGAGCTCGACTTCGGCGGTGGATGGCGACGAAGAGGAAGGGGACAAGGCCGGCGCGAATGGGAGAGAAAACGCTAGAGAATTTTGGGTGGAAAACCCTACAGAATAAGGTAccgttaattaatttattaaaataagaaagaattaaggtaagattaaaatatttttttagattaatatatgaaataattaaaataaatttaaaaatattttaatatttttattagaatttgttgaaatttttagaatttattgagaattgtattttatatatatatatttgttaaatggATATAATAAGTATTTGGAGAATTATTGTCCAAAATTTTACTTTCACAAAATTAAGAGTTGTGTTATACTTTTCATATATTATCAGGTGATCagatttttctgattttatttttaaattttgttataataataagaatCTATCAATTCACAGTTAATTCACGTtcacttttaattatttttaattttttataaatttaaatcaaattggTTAAAAATTAACTTGATCAAATCTTACAATTTAAATTGTGAATCATAAATTGTAACAACTATacttaaaatcacataaataataACTTAAGGACatgtaataagaaaaagacgaaatgtattgaaaataataatttttttaagggttttaaaattaaaaaaaaaaagaaatcttgAAATAAACTTAAGAATTGTTAATCAAACTCACtcactaaaattattaattttcatggTTGAGAGTGAAATAGAAGAACTAATGGCATTTTGATTGCTTTAAAGATTTTACTTTAAAGCATTAAATCAAAAATTGAGCGTGGcatttacttaataataaattaaaatttgtagtTATGTAACTAAATAATAAGTTTAGATcataaaaaacacaattttacTTTGAATTTGGGAGGAGAGATGCTAAAtctcaaaatctaaaataaattcttttaaatcatttttaaaattatcaaattataacCGATcacttcttttattatttaataatttagtgATTCGAGTCAGTTCaatttactaaatttaaataatttatttttttgtggtcacttgtgaaaaaattattttcacatgGATAGTATTAGTATTTTCACTTCAAATAGAGGTTTGCTTTATCACGTAGGCTATGGGGGCTTCACCAAGTCCATTGATATTCCAATTTGGTgttaagagttaaattaattattaaaatttaaaaaatattaaataagttattaatttttttataaacaagattaaattagttaatcatcaacttttcattttaatatcGTTATACAgtgatttaaatttataatattctcaataattaatagaTGTCTAACTTGGTCTCACTTATGAAAGTTTAATGacttatttgattaattttaaaattcagtaacCAATTTGTTAAAGTATAATGattaatttaaacattaataaaaaaaaattatttcttaaaaaaaagaagtacACATTGTCTACTATACTTTGACCCAATAGTCAAATTGACCACTAAATTTCAAAAAGAGCcaaataatttactaaatttttataaacaagattgttcttttttttcttttttaaatttaaaaatatttaactttttgtGAAATCAAAAGTCTCATttacttaccaaaaaaaaaaaagagtcaatAGTATAAAATAAGAGTCCTTTATATGGCCTCAATTAAGTAGGATAGTAGAGTAGTGGATGGTGACAATTTTCTTGATGGGAGAAACTACTTACAATTGCTATATTTAACAATTATCGGTCTTATCTCTTTCTATAAATTGATAGAAAACCCACAAAAGAAATACACTATTCTAACGATTTACAATCTTGATTATGCATTTAAGTGATTATGAAATATACAAATTGTAATTACAAATAGTTCACAACTAATGGCTTATTGAAAAGTATCAAGACATAATAATGTTTGTCTACACAAGGTAGTGAACCATGCAATTTAGTTTGTCTTTGCATGTAAAAATTTATGGAATTTTGTCACATTGTTACTAAGTCAATGaacaaatttatttgatattaaaataaaaagatacataaattcacactataatttattttagcaattgtagataaaagtaaatttttttgcaTGTTGCAAAAATCTTTTTCATACACTTGGGTGAGACAAtttatgttttgtatttgaATAAATGGGAGCTACGTTCTTCAATTTGATAAAAGATAAATAGGTATAATTTTGTAAagacaacaaataaaaataaatttctgtTATATACTGTActtaaagaagaaattttgAGGCGACTGAATATAAGGTACTCGAATGGGATTTAGTTAACAATtactataaatatttaaataattataaaaaaaattgacttttgTAATAAATGtaacttttataataataaaacattttaaaaagtATTAGCTCGTCGAATTGTGCATTGAGAATGAGAATAAAGCATGTCATAAGAAACTTTCTAAAATGCCAAAtttgcaaattaattaatgctaTAGAAATGGAACATACCATAAAATTAAGGCTTTACATGCTGCTTCCATATCCACATATTATTCTCTTCATTCATTTATCACTTGCTTCCCATTCTTGCACTTAACCAgattttaattgttaatatattattattcattctTTGAAAAATGTCGATATAATTAAGAGAtataattatcatttattaataaatataacgACAATATATAGCCTAAGTTAAAATAAACatgaattattatatttttttaaagatcacAAAATGATGACCAAAGATAATGAATGGGTGGGTTG from Diospyros lotus cultivar Yz01 chromosome 8, ASM1463336v1, whole genome shotgun sequence carries:
- the LOC127808759 gene encoding uncharacterized protein LOC127808759 isoform X2, producing the protein MREEEVNRCQIQEWPFLLPLSISKEDALPNRIHKPEEEEDYVISEGSVDESEQPSPAPSFPELELKIKESIESLGGAVFPKLNWSAPKDSAWISSTGSLKCTSFSEIALLLRSSDSLVHDLCHAYDSCSDKTSSRPSSFSLALRKWYPSLRPEMEFRCFIYDQHLVGISQREVTGFYPALVERKKELEMLIQEFFLDEVRLKFESENYTFDVYVRKDGRVKLLDFNPWGAFTLPLLFTWEELEQSFSKDANALEFRVVGSQFGVRPGLKTAVPYDYIDISSGSGWDQFLRNADEELRRQTEFSDACD
- the LOC127808759 gene encoding uncharacterized protein LOC127808759 isoform X1, yielding MREEEVNRCQIQEWYPKFKSISIKTVIHELPESFIQYLLDDSRPFLLPLSISKEDALPNRIHKPEEEEDYVISEGSVDESEQPSPAPSFPELELKIKESIESLGGAVFPKLNWSAPKDSAWISSTGSLKCTSFSEIALLLRSSDSLVHDLCHAYDSCSDKTSSRPSSFSLALRKWYPSLRPEMEFRCFIYDQHLVGISQREVTGFYPALVERKKELEMLIQEFFLDEVRLKFESENYTFDVYVRKDGRVKLLDFNPWGAFTLPLLFTWEELEQSFSKDANALEFRVVGSQFGVRPGLKTAVPYDYIDISSGSGWDQFLRNADEELRRQTEFSDACD